CCCGACCAAGCGATCAACAGCGCCAGGCCCAGCATCAGCCCATGGCCTGACGCCGACAGTTGCGCGCGATCGCGCACGAGCCACAGGCCGGCCACGGCGAGTCCCACCGGTACGGAGATGGTGAGGTGCCCAGCGTGTATCGCTCCTTCTCCGTGCGATGGCGCACCGAGCGCGTCGATGCTCACCCCCAGGCCCGTGCCGATGCCGGCCACCGCCACGAACACGAGGAAGTGGCCGTAGCTCCAGCAGAAGACTGGCCAGAAGCCAGAGGATTCGAGGTGACCTTCGCCCGTGAAGTAGAGCGTCCACAGCGCGAAGGCGATCACGCACCCGCCGAGTGCCAGCGGCAGCACGGCCAGGTTCCCCGGATCCCCGACCGCCAGGCGCAAGGCCTCCACGCTGTAGAGCAGGACTTCCCCTAAGGTGATGATCATCATCAGGCCGTAGCGCTCGACGATATGGCCGCGGTGCCAAGGCGTACGCTTGGTCCCATTCGCCAACAGAGGCACGGCGAGTTCCATCGCAAAGCCCACCAGGACGCACGCTTGCCACAGGTCTGGCGCCGATGGCGTCCAGGCGTTGAGGCCCATCCAGTAGCAAAAGGTGAGGCCAAGATAGGCACTGTAGCGATTGGCCGTGGCGCGATGCTCTGGGTTGTCCGCGGCCACCCATCGCCACAAGAGCACCTGGACGACGCGCATGACCGCGTAGCTCATGAGCAGGGAGCCATGCTCCTCGCCGGAGAACACCAGGGGCACACTCGCCGCGATCCCCATGAAGCCCACCATCATGACCATCACCGACAGGCGCTGCACGATGTCGTCGTTATCGAAGCTCGACGAGAACCAGG
Above is a genomic segment from Pseudomonadota bacterium containing:
- a CDS encoding low temperature requirement protein A: MHQVKQHSLPRVPLKARDADEAHRGATQLELLFDLVAVIAIAAATHEFRHAISSGHGAHGLVQFLMVFFMIWWPWQQYTWFSSSFDNDDIVQRLSVMVMMVGFMGIAASVPLVFSGEEHGSLLMSYAVMRVVQVLLWRWVAADNPEHRATANRYSAYLGLTFCYWMGLNAWTPSAPDLWQACVLVGFAMELAVPLLANGTKRTPWHRGHIVERYGLMMIITLGEVLLYSVEALRLAVGDPGNLAVLPLALGGCVIAFALWTLYFTGEGHLESSGFWPVFCWSYGHFLVFVAVAGIGTGLGVSIDALGAPSHGEGAIHAGHLTISVPVGLAVAGLWLVRDRAQLSASGHGLMLGLALLIAWSG